CTGGGAGTGACGCGAATTAGAGCGGAGGTTTTACACTGTTCTAAATTATAAAAGGAAGCAACTGCTGTATATTGAGGATATAAATAACGGGCAGCAACGAGGTAGACAAATGCTTGTCTTTGGTCGAAGATAGATTTACCCGTTTTAAAATCGATAATGTGTAATGTTTTATCTGATTCTGTTAAAATACAGTCCATCGTAGCATAGAGTCGAAATCGGTAGTTTTGTTGTTCGATCCAAATTGGTTTAGGAAATCCTTCCTCACCACTAGTTAATTCAATAATATGTTTTCCTACTAATAATGGATGAGCGTGATAATTTTTGAGAATCTGCGTTACTCGCTGCTGAACTTGTGTGGTTAATTTGCCGAGTTTAAGTAACTGCGAGACTCTTTCCACGCCATCAGGTTGAGTCAGAAATTGACGGTGACGGTGGAACTCGTAAACGCCTTTTTGCGCCAACAACCCAATTCGCTGCGGAATGCTAGCTTGGGTAAGTAACGATTGAACGATCGGTTCTTTTTGTCTCGCTTTGATAAAACCCCGCTTCATTTGGCAATGCCAGCGTTCTTGTCCTACGGCTGGGACAACTAACGACCACAAGTGATAACTAACAAAGGGTTGCCCAAGAATTGGCATCGTTCTCAGAAGAAACAACAAAGATACGGACTGTCTAACAAAGGAGTGAAGCAAGAAACTTCTTGTACTATTAATGATGAAT
This window of the Chroococcidiopsis thermalis PCC 7203 genome carries:
- a CDS encoding PD-(D/E)XK nuclease family protein is translated as MPILGQPFVSYHLWSLVVPAVGQERWHCQMKRGFIKARQKEPIVQSLLTQASIPQRIGLLAQKGVYEFHRHRQFLTQPDGVERVSQLLKLGKLTTQVQQRVTQILKNYHAHPLLVGKHIIELTSGEEGFPKPIWIEQQNYRFRLYATMDCILTESDKTLHIIDFKTGKSIFDQRQAFVYLVAARYLYPQYTAVASFYNLEQCKTSALIRVTPSQLDAIESQLARIAIRHQRDINKYEQNPYNFSKIFPPNPGYHCRYCSFSAICEFSNFKPSK